In Microbacterium foliorum, the following proteins share a genomic window:
- a CDS encoding HU family DNA-binding protein — MADKSITKTELVASIASATGQSQATVSGVLDALFSSVSDAVAKGSKVSIPGWISFEQVATAARTGRNPQTGAEIKIPAGHRVKVTAGSKLKAAVK, encoded by the coding sequence ATGGCTGACAAGTCCATCACCAAGACCGAGCTCGTCGCGAGCATCGCTTCCGCCACCGGCCAGAGCCAGGCCACCGTCTCGGGTGTCCTCGACGCGCTGTTCTCCTCGGTCTCCGACGCTGTTGCCAAGGGCAGCAAGGTCTCGATCCCGGGCTGGATCTCGTTCGAGCAGGTCGCAACCGCAGCTCGCACGGGCCGCAACCCGCAGACCGGCGCCGAGATCAAGATCCCGGCCGGCCACCGCGTCAAGGTGACCGCTGGTTCCAAGCTCAAGGCTGCCGTCAAGTAA
- a CDS encoding ATP-dependent DNA helicase, protein MSLPALSEEQQELFRLIEDTSEHVFITGRAGTGKSTLLQYFSWNTKKQIAICAPTGVAALNVEGQTIHSLFRLPIGLIGDSDIDQNDNTRRILNAIETLVIDEISMVNADLMDAIDRSLRQARGKRGIPFGGVQIVMFGDPYQLAPVPPRGDELRYVKDHYRSFWFFDAKVWAGSAGGEAPEEEEGLFAVDTRAELHVRELVQIHRQSDDGFKAMLNAVRYGRVTAEIAGVLNTQGARTPPDPEPGEVPMITLATRNDIVNTINSRHLAALPGKEQTAKAEVSGEFGRGEASLPAEPELKLKIGAQVMFLRNDTSMSGEPPRWVNGTIGTVVRILGETVRVEIDGDEVDVEPAVWERFRYSYEASTKKLSRDVVAEFTQFPLRLAWAVTIHKSQGKTYDRAIIDLGSGAFAPGQTYVALSRLTSLDGLYLSRALRPSDIRVDEDVRRFMRDAWLAASTPEVGKA, encoded by the coding sequence GTGTCGCTTCCCGCCCTGTCCGAAGAGCAGCAAGAGCTGTTCCGGCTGATCGAGGACACCAGCGAGCACGTCTTCATCACCGGTCGCGCGGGCACCGGCAAGTCGACCCTGCTGCAGTACTTCTCGTGGAACACGAAGAAGCAGATCGCGATCTGCGCACCCACCGGTGTCGCCGCGCTGAACGTCGAGGGCCAGACGATCCACTCGCTGTTCCGCCTGCCGATCGGTCTGATCGGCGATTCGGACATCGATCAGAACGACAACACGCGACGGATCCTCAACGCGATCGAGACTCTCGTGATCGACGAGATCTCGATGGTCAACGCCGACCTGATGGATGCGATCGACCGTTCGCTCCGTCAGGCACGGGGCAAGCGCGGCATCCCGTTCGGCGGAGTGCAGATCGTGATGTTCGGCGATCCGTATCAGCTGGCCCCCGTGCCGCCGCGCGGCGACGAGCTGCGCTATGTGAAGGACCACTACCGGTCGTTCTGGTTCTTCGACGCCAAGGTCTGGGCCGGCTCCGCCGGAGGCGAGGCGCCGGAGGAGGAAGAGGGTCTCTTCGCCGTCGACACCCGCGCCGAGCTGCACGTGCGCGAGCTCGTGCAGATCCACCGGCAGTCGGATGACGGCTTCAAGGCCATGCTGAACGCGGTGCGGTACGGCCGGGTCACGGCTGAGATCGCCGGAGTGCTCAACACGCAGGGCGCGCGCACGCCACCCGACCCGGAGCCGGGCGAGGTGCCGATGATCACGCTCGCCACGCGCAACGACATCGTGAACACCATCAACAGCCGACACCTCGCGGCGCTTCCGGGCAAGGAGCAGACCGCGAAGGCCGAGGTCAGCGGAGAGTTCGGAAGGGGCGAAGCATCGCTGCCCGCCGAGCCGGAGCTCAAGCTGAAGATCGGTGCGCAGGTGATGTTCCTCCGCAACGACACCTCGATGTCGGGTGAGCCGCCGCGGTGGGTGAACGGCACGATCGGCACTGTCGTGCGCATCCTCGGCGAGACCGTGCGCGTCGAGATCGACGGAGACGAGGTCGACGTCGAGCCCGCGGTCTGGGAACGCTTCCGCTACTCGTATGAGGCGAGCACCAAGAAGCTGTCCCGCGACGTCGTCGCGGAGTTCACGCAGTTCCCGTTGCGTCTCGCCTGGGCCGTCACGATCCACAAGTCGCAGGGCAAGACCTACGACCGCGCCATCATCGACCTCGGGTCCGGCGCGTTCGCACCGGGGCAGACCTACGTCGCGCTCTCACGGCTCACATCGCTCGACGGGCTCTACCTCTCGAGGGCGCTGCGCCCGAGTGACATCCGCGTCGACGAAGACGTGCGCCGCTTCATGCGCGACGCGTGGCTCGCGGCATCCACCCCTGAGGTGGGGAAGGCCTGA
- a CDS encoding serine hydrolase domain-containing protein, producing the protein MQLLSSRTFRAAAAGVAVLGLFLTGCTAEPEFSYEPPSQVDGALPDDTVAAMEAAVANALAASGASGAVVGVWAPWSGSWVAGVGTQGPGSDEEISTDMAFRVADMTRLMTCDVLYGLVDEGVVDLDDPVTEYVSGVADMKDTTLLDLCNSTSGIGSSEATAQAAWFTTPERVWAPLELAAYGLGAPRATPKTTYTNSDAGYLLLGLALERASGLTASELISEYVTQPLGLSQTSLPSPAAAAPSTGPVMNGHYLTPIEGGYNCAAPTDITTLSSSTGYTDSGVVSTIEELGRYAQAEAAQELRTKEEPNRFGAPLPQSPEAPSWFQATGGALLVGSMVGQSGWTPGYQTSAFSDPETGFTVAVSLNDSTTGGLTAMFLAWELAAIASKAPAAAGQTAPEFGLPFTAEQYHQEITDSAIPCVAPPAG; encoded by the coding sequence ATGCAGCTTCTCTCGTCGCGCACGTTCCGCGCAGCAGCGGCCGGCGTCGCCGTGCTCGGGCTCTTCCTCACCGGCTGCACAGCCGAGCCGGAGTTCAGCTACGAGCCGCCGTCTCAAGTCGATGGCGCACTGCCCGACGACACCGTCGCCGCCATGGAGGCAGCCGTCGCCAACGCGCTCGCCGCGTCGGGGGCGTCGGGTGCTGTCGTGGGCGTGTGGGCTCCCTGGAGTGGCAGCTGGGTCGCCGGAGTCGGCACGCAGGGGCCCGGTTCCGATGAGGAGATCAGCACGGACATGGCCTTCCGCGTCGCAGACATGACACGGCTCATGACGTGCGATGTGCTCTACGGCCTGGTCGATGAGGGCGTGGTCGACCTCGACGACCCCGTGACCGAATACGTCTCGGGCGTTGCCGATATGAAGGACACCACGCTTCTCGACCTGTGCAACAGCACCAGCGGGATCGGTTCGTCCGAGGCCACCGCACAGGCGGCGTGGTTCACCACTCCCGAGCGCGTGTGGGCGCCGCTCGAGCTCGCAGCCTACGGCCTCGGCGCCCCGCGCGCCACGCCGAAGACGACCTACACCAACTCCGATGCCGGCTACCTGCTGCTCGGACTCGCCCTCGAGCGGGCATCGGGCCTCACGGCATCCGAGTTGATCTCCGAGTACGTGACCCAGCCGCTCGGTCTCTCCCAGACGTCGCTACCCTCGCCGGCCGCAGCTGCGCCCTCGACGGGGCCGGTCATGAACGGGCACTATCTGACGCCCATCGAGGGCGGATACAACTGTGCGGCCCCGACCGACATCACCACGCTGTCGTCGAGCACCGGGTACACCGACTCCGGCGTCGTGTCGACGATCGAGGAGCTCGGCCGGTACGCCCAGGCCGAGGCTGCGCAGGAGCTGCGGACGAAGGAAGAGCCGAATCGCTTCGGAGCTCCGTTGCCGCAGAGCCCCGAGGCGCCCTCATGGTTCCAGGCCACCGGAGGAGCCCTGCTCGTCGGATCGATGGTCGGACAGTCGGGATGGACTCCCGGGTACCAGACGTCGGCGTTCTCCGACCCGGAGACCGGCTTCACGGTCGCGGTGTCGCTGAACGACTCGACGACCGGCGGGTTGACCGCGATGTTCCTGGCATGGGAGCTCGCCGCGATCGCATCGAAGGCTCCCGCAGCCGCTGGCCAGACGGCCCCCGAGTTCGGACTGCCGTTCACGGCCGAGCAGTACCACCAGGAGATCACCGACTCTGCGATCCCCTGCGTCGCGCCGCCCGCCGGCTGA
- the corA gene encoding magnesium/cobalt transporter CorA, whose translation MAIIDNAIYVGGIRTENPRSLSETFEVLRERGGMSWIGLYRPSEAEIREVADEFGIHALVVEDALSGHQRSKLERYGDVLFMVLRSARYLDAAEEVEFGEIHVLVGPDFVVTIRHAESPDLGRVRRRLEDDPALLKLGPEAVLYAILDEVVDEYAPVLAGLENDIDEIESQLFEDGVDATQRIYELGREVIDFQRAVQPLAGMLDSLLRGSAKYQVDEELQRYLRDVLDHTLRVSERANTFRTVLDNALTVESTIVARRQNEEMRRMTELSIRQNDEVKKISGWAAILFAPTLVGTVYGMNFDHMPELHWTLGYPMAVALMVGMGFGLYWAFKRKGWL comes from the coding sequence ATGGCGATCATCGACAACGCGATCTACGTCGGCGGCATCCGTACCGAGAATCCGCGGAGCCTCAGCGAGACCTTCGAGGTGCTGCGCGAGCGCGGAGGCATGAGCTGGATCGGCCTGTACCGACCGAGTGAAGCTGAGATCCGCGAGGTCGCCGACGAGTTCGGCATCCATGCGCTCGTCGTCGAGGATGCGCTCTCGGGGCACCAGCGCTCGAAGCTCGAGCGGTACGGCGACGTGCTGTTCATGGTGCTGCGCTCCGCTCGGTACCTGGATGCCGCGGAGGAGGTCGAGTTCGGCGAGATCCACGTGCTCGTGGGGCCGGATTTCGTGGTGACGATCCGTCACGCGGAGTCTCCTGACCTCGGACGCGTTCGGCGCCGCCTCGAAGACGACCCCGCACTCCTGAAGCTCGGCCCTGAGGCCGTGCTCTACGCGATCCTCGACGAGGTGGTCGACGAGTACGCACCGGTGCTCGCCGGGCTCGAGAACGACATCGACGAGATCGAGAGCCAGCTCTTCGAAGACGGAGTCGACGCCACGCAGCGCATCTACGAGCTGGGCCGAGAGGTGATCGACTTCCAGCGGGCGGTGCAGCCTCTGGCCGGGATGCTCGACTCGCTGCTGCGCGGGTCTGCGAAGTACCAGGTCGACGAGGAGCTGCAGCGGTATCTGCGCGATGTGCTCGACCACACCCTGCGTGTCTCAGAGCGGGCGAACACTTTCCGCACCGTGCTCGACAACGCTCTGACCGTCGAGTCGACGATCGTCGCGCGCCGGCAGAACGAGGAGATGCGGCGGATGACCGAGCTGAGCATCCGTCAGAACGACGAGGTGAAGAAGATCTCGGGCTGGGCGGCGATCCTGTTCGCTCCGACCCTCGTCGGCACGGTCTACGGCATGAACTTCGACCACATGCCCGAGCTGCACTGGACGCTCGGCTATCCCATGGCGGTCGCGCTGATGGTCGGCATGGGCTTCGGCCTCTACTGGGCGTTCAAACGCAAGGGCTGGCTGTAA
- a CDS encoding DUF2470 domain-containing protein, translated as MPHIFDAEVVSAILRHMNGDHSDDNLLITRAFSAVEDGEISDAVMTDLDGDGGVWTVTRAGIASEVRIAWPSGPITERPAVRREVVALYDLACEKLGVEPRPHA; from the coding sequence ATGCCCCACATCTTCGACGCCGAGGTCGTCTCCGCCATCCTGCGCCACATGAACGGCGATCACTCCGACGACAATCTGCTCATCACGCGCGCCTTCTCAGCCGTCGAGGACGGCGAGATCAGCGATGCCGTGATGACGGACCTCGACGGCGACGGCGGCGTCTGGACGGTCACCCGCGCGGGTATCGCCTCCGAGGTGCGCATCGCATGGCCCTCGGGCCCCATCACCGAGCGACCCGCCGTGCGCCGCGAAGTCGTCGCGCTGTACGATCTCGCGTGCGAGAAGCTCGGGGTCGAGCCGCGGCCGCACGCATGA
- a CDS encoding cytochrome c oxidase assembly protein: protein MSARAVQTPNRSAYRAAGVGILLATGLIGVLIALVIGGGAAPLLLQDPGPFVRWATPIVKLVMNIAAAAMLGSLVLALFALRSEEKSFDTALNTASAGAAVFTVTAGISGFFTFMAAFNPQLSAEREFGEQLGRFLLQLPLGQSWLITTIMGSVITVLAFAWRTWTPTLITAILAAASFLPLATQGHSGELAGHNIAVNSILLHTIGAAVWLGGLLLVVILRDRSGVGTARLVSRYSSLAIAAFAVVAISGLARSIVSFGDISQLWTPYGTILLVKVVLLVGMGLLGAWYRIRLIPRLEGAGAARWFWMLVLCEVALMGLASGAAAALARTPPPTGEEAAFVQTPAENLTRSPLPPEFTIDRWFTAWDIDVLWLVAAGFGLFLYLAGVRRLRLRGDRWPIHRTVFWVLGMLMLLWVTGGPINAYQEYLFSVHMLGHMMLSMAIPLLLVSGAPVTLALRAIHKRDDGTRGGREWIMWAVHSPFSKVVTHPFVAAGIFILSLWAFYFTDLVRWSMFEHLGHEWMVAHFLISGYLFVLSLVGADPVPYRLPYPGRLITLIAIMAMHAFFGVAIMMQEGLMVADWFGSMGRTWGPTPLEDQYIGGGIAWSIGEIPTLILAITVAIQWSRSDTKLQKRRDRHADRTGEAELEEYNEKLAALAARDLRQAEREAR from the coding sequence GTGAGTGCCCGCGCCGTGCAGACCCCGAACCGCTCCGCGTATCGCGCGGCCGGAGTCGGAATCCTGCTCGCGACCGGATTGATCGGCGTGCTCATCGCCCTCGTGATCGGCGGAGGTGCGGCGCCGCTGCTGCTGCAGGATCCGGGTCCGTTCGTGCGCTGGGCCACACCCATCGTCAAGCTCGTGATGAACATCGCGGCCGCGGCGATGCTGGGCTCGCTCGTGCTGGCCCTGTTCGCACTGCGCAGCGAGGAGAAGTCGTTCGACACCGCCCTCAACACGGCCTCGGCGGGTGCGGCCGTCTTCACGGTCACCGCGGGCATCAGTGGATTCTTCACGTTCATGGCCGCCTTCAACCCGCAGCTGAGTGCCGAGCGCGAGTTCGGCGAGCAGCTCGGACGATTCCTGCTGCAGCTGCCGCTCGGTCAGTCGTGGCTGATCACCACGATCATGGGCTCGGTGATCACCGTGCTCGCGTTCGCGTGGCGCACGTGGACGCCCACCCTGATCACGGCGATCCTCGCCGCGGCATCCTTCCTCCCGCTGGCGACCCAGGGCCACTCCGGCGAGCTCGCCGGACACAACATCGCCGTGAACTCGATCCTGCTGCACACGATCGGCGCGGCGGTGTGGCTCGGCGGCCTGCTGCTCGTCGTGATCCTGCGCGACCGGTCGGGCGTGGGCACCGCGCGGCTGGTCAGCCGCTACTCGAGTCTCGCGATCGCCGCCTTCGCGGTCGTCGCGATCTCGGGCCTGGCGCGTTCCATCGTCTCCTTCGGCGACATCTCTCAGCTCTGGACGCCCTACGGCACGATCCTGCTCGTCAAGGTCGTGCTGCTGGTCGGTATGGGCCTGCTCGGCGCCTGGTACCGCATCCGCCTGATCCCTCGTCTCGAGGGGGCTGGAGCCGCACGCTGGTTCTGGATGCTGGTGCTGTGCGAGGTCGCGCTGATGGGGCTCGCCTCAGGTGCGGCCGCCGCGCTCGCCCGCACCCCTCCGCCCACCGGCGAGGAGGCCGCGTTCGTGCAGACGCCGGCCGAGAACCTCACGCGCTCACCGCTGCCTCCCGAGTTCACGATCGACCGCTGGTTCACGGCGTGGGACATCGACGTGCTCTGGCTGGTGGCCGCCGGTTTCGGTCTCTTCCTCTATCTCGCAGGGGTGCGCCGTCTGCGCCTGCGGGGCGACCGCTGGCCGATCCACCGCACCGTCTTCTGGGTGCTGGGCATGCTGATGCTGCTGTGGGTCACCGGCGGCCCCATCAACGCCTATCAGGAATATCTCTTCAGCGTGCACATGCTGGGGCACATGATGCTGTCGATGGCCATCCCGCTGCTGCTGGTCTCGGGCGCGCCGGTCACCCTCGCCCTCCGTGCGATCCACAAGCGCGACGACGGCACCCGTGGCGGCCGCGAATGGATCATGTGGGCGGTGCACTCGCCGTTCTCGAAGGTCGTCACCCACCCGTTCGTCGCGGCGGGCATCTTCATCCTGTCGCTGTGGGCCTTCTACTTCACCGACCTCGTGCGCTGGTCGATGTTCGAGCACCTCGGCCACGAGTGGATGGTCGCCCACTTCCTCATCTCCGGATACCTGTTCGTGCTGAGCCTGGTCGGCGCCGACCCCGTGCCGTACCGCCTGCCGTACCCCGGACGCCTCATCACCCTGATCGCGATCATGGCCATGCACGCCTTCTTCGGCGTCGCGATCATGATGCAGGAGGGGCTCATGGTCGCCGACTGGTTCGGGTCGATGGGGCGCACGTGGGGCCCGACGCCGCTCGAAGACCAGTACATCGGCGGTGGCATCGCGTGGTCGATCGGTGAGATCCCGACCCTGATCCTCGCGATCACCGTGGCGATCCAGTGGAGCCGCAGTGACACCAAACTGCAGAAGCGCCGCGACCGGCATGCCGATCGCACGGGCGAGGCGGAGCTCGAGGAGTACAACGAGAAGCTCGCGGCCCTCGCAGCGCGCGACCTGCGTCAGGCCGAGCGCGAAGCGCGCTGA
- a CDS encoding alpha/beta hydrolase has product MNSTEKTPIVLIHGLWMTPKSWNTWAERFRALGHEVIIPGWPGIDDRSVEDIRRDPSALEGIGLKQIADNYERIIRALPVKPIIMGHSFGGVLTQMLADRGLGSAYVGVAPGQTAGVTALPLSTLWTGTPILSNPFGRNGAKPLSKRHFHFTFGNDLSRAASDALWEEYAVNSYNRVFFEGVTSVLNEKGGVTHVDYARADRAPLLVITGEIDHVVPPAIGRAIVKKYRSSGSPAVVDYREYAGRTHRLVSQDGWEEIADYALTWAVAHATASVA; this is encoded by the coding sequence ATGAACAGCACCGAGAAGACCCCGATCGTCCTGATCCACGGACTCTGGATGACCCCGAAGAGCTGGAACACCTGGGCCGAGCGCTTCCGCGCACTGGGCCACGAGGTGATCATCCCGGGGTGGCCCGGCATCGACGACCGCTCGGTCGAAGACATCCGCCGCGATCCGTCCGCCCTCGAAGGCATCGGCCTCAAGCAGATCGCCGACAATTACGAGCGCATCATCCGCGCGCTTCCGGTGAAGCCGATCATCATGGGCCACTCGTTCGGCGGCGTGCTCACACAGATGCTCGCCGACCGCGGCCTCGGCTCCGCCTACGTAGGGGTCGCCCCTGGACAGACCGCCGGCGTCACCGCACTCCCCCTCTCGACGCTCTGGACCGGAACGCCGATCCTCTCGAACCCCTTCGGACGCAACGGCGCAAAGCCGCTGTCGAAGCGCCATTTCCACTTCACGTTCGGCAACGACCTCTCGCGTGCAGCATCCGACGCGCTCTGGGAGGAATACGCCGTGAACTCCTACAACAGGGTCTTCTTCGAAGGCGTGACCTCGGTGCTCAACGAGAAGGGCGGCGTCACCCACGTCGACTACGCACGCGCCGACCGCGCGCCGCTGCTCGTGATCACGGGCGAGATCGACCACGTGGTGCCGCCGGCCATCGGACGTGCGATCGTCAAGAAGTACCGCTCGTCCGGCAGCCCCGCAGTCGTCGACTACAGGGAGTACGCCGGCCGCACGCACCGCCTCGTCAGCCAGGACGGCTGGGAAGAGATCGCCGACTACGCGCTGACCTGGGCGGTGGCGCACGCGACAGCATCCGTCGCCTGA
- a CDS encoding biliverdin-producing heme oxygenase: MSEILSFSAALRERSSGSHSRSEGAGFMSDLLKGEGSREDYIALVAQHYFIYEALEGAGERMRRDPVASVFLSDKLTRLPALEADLEFLLGAGWRDEIVALPTTQRYVERIRQVGATWAGGFVAHHYTRYLGDLSGGIFIGRVMARRFGFETNGIGFYLFDDIADPSAFKDVYREQLDAAPWDDAERERVIDEVLLAYRFNTELFEDLDRARVAA; encoded by the coding sequence ATGTCCGAGATCCTCTCCTTCTCCGCAGCCCTCCGTGAGCGCTCCTCCGGTTCGCACTCGCGCAGCGAGGGTGCCGGCTTCATGTCCGACCTGCTCAAGGGCGAGGGCTCGCGCGAGGACTACATCGCGCTCGTCGCACAGCACTACTTCATCTACGAGGCCCTCGAAGGCGCGGGCGAGCGCATGCGCCGCGACCCCGTGGCATCCGTCTTCCTCAGCGACAAGCTGACCCGTCTTCCGGCACTCGAGGCCGACCTCGAGTTCCTGCTCGGCGCCGGCTGGCGCGACGAGATCGTCGCACTGCCCACCACGCAGCGCTACGTCGAGCGCATCCGTCAGGTGGGCGCGACCTGGGCCGGAGGCTTCGTCGCGCACCACTACACGCGCTACCTCGGCGACCTGTCGGGTGGCATCTTCATCGGACGAGTGATGGCACGCCGCTTCGGCTTCGAGACCAACGGCATCGGCTTCTACCTGTTCGACGACATCGCCGACCCGTCCGCGTTCAAGGACGTCTACCGCGAGCAGCTCGACGCCGCGCCGTGGGACGACGCCGAGCGCGAGCGCGTGATCGACGAGGTGCTCCTCGCCTACCGCTTCAACACCGAGCTGTTCGAGGACCTCGACCGCGCACGCGTCGCCGCCTGA
- a CDS encoding multidrug transporter has protein sequence MSTPEHTHESDDAMTSEEKRHDQLTSAPDATDADAAPRIEVSEHDGNTRIDIAPDAAVRPGPGPGVETDDQPER, from the coding sequence ATGAGCACGCCTGAGCACACCCACGAGTCCGACGACGCCATGACCAGCGAAGAGAAGCGCCACGATCAGCTGACCTCGGCACCGGACGCGACCGATGCCGACGCCGCGCCCCGCATCGAGGTCTCCGAGCACGACGGCAACACCCGCATCGACATCGCCCCCGACGCTGCGGTGCGCCCCGGCCCCGGGCCCGGAGTCGAGACCGACGACCAACCGGAGCGGTGA
- a CDS encoding TetR/AcrR family transcriptional regulator, whose amino-acid sequence MKTTTPIPAPTTTPKRPSAARTRLIDSATRLFYEEGIHAVGVDRIIDEAAVTRATLYKQFGGKENLVLAYLRNEDEMLRSMFAEAGEAVTEPAQLVDAVIEGISADIRLRHTRGCPFINAAAEYPDADGAVRRLIDEHREWFRSTLQAVAEQAGLESPADVAASLVLLRDAALVGGYLDGDEHVTPAFARTARSVVASHRPR is encoded by the coding sequence ATGAAGACCACGACTCCCATCCCGGCTCCGACGACGACTCCGAAGCGTCCGAGCGCCGCGCGCACCCGACTGATCGACAGCGCCACGCGGCTCTTCTATGAAGAGGGGATCCATGCGGTGGGCGTCGACCGCATCATCGACGAGGCCGCCGTCACCAGGGCGACGCTCTACAAGCAGTTCGGGGGCAAGGAGAATCTCGTCCTCGCGTACCTGCGCAACGAAGACGAGATGCTGCGCTCGATGTTCGCCGAGGCGGGCGAAGCGGTGACCGAGCCGGCACAGCTCGTCGACGCCGTGATCGAGGGCATCTCCGCCGACATCCGCCTCAGGCACACGCGCGGCTGCCCGTTCATCAACGCGGCGGCGGAGTATCCGGATGCCGACGGCGCGGTGCGACGGCTGATCGACGAGCACCGCGAGTGGTTCCGGTCGACCCTGCAGGCCGTCGCCGAGCAGGCCGGACTAGAGAGCCCCGCCGACGTCGCGGCATCCCTCGTCCTGCTGCGCGACGCAGCCCTCGTCGGCGGCTACCTCGACGGAGACGAGCACGTCACCCCGGCGTTCGCGCGCACCGCCCGCTCGGTCGTCGCATCCCACCGTCCGCGCTGA
- a CDS encoding APC family permease, translating to MTSDTAATAEEPTRLRRAITGPLLFAFILGDVLGAGIYALMGVLSEKVGGMLWAPLLLALLLALLTAGSYAELVTKYPRAGGASVFAERAFRSPIVSFLVGFSMLAAGVTSAAGLAIAFAGDYLGTFFDLPTIPVAIVFLAIVGALNARGIRESLGANLVMTAIELSGLVIVIVVVGVFVAGGGGDASRLTQTPEGTPAAMAVLAGAVIAYYSFVGFETSANMIEEVKNPRRTYPRALFGALFTAGAVYVLVGVASSIALPASELQESSGPLLSVVEAAGASIPSWLFSLIALIAVANGALLTMIMVSRLTYGMAEQNLLPPVLGRVLPNRKTPWVAILTTTLVAMGLTLVGDLATLAETVVLLLLFVFVSVNVSVLVLRRDRVEHDHFRIWTVIPVLGIASCILLLSQQRPVVWLFGAILLAVGGVLYLLARWSRNRARTHSTDEDPSSPTTKENHEHA from the coding sequence GACACTGCCGCGACCGCGGAGGAGCCCACCCGGCTGCGTCGCGCCATCACCGGCCCCCTGCTGTTCGCCTTCATCCTGGGCGATGTGCTCGGCGCCGGGATCTACGCGCTGATGGGAGTGCTCTCCGAGAAGGTCGGCGGGATGCTGTGGGCACCGCTGCTGCTCGCGCTCCTGCTCGCCCTGTTGACCGCGGGGTCGTACGCCGAACTCGTCACCAAGTACCCGCGCGCGGGCGGGGCATCAGTCTTCGCCGAGCGCGCCTTCCGCAGCCCGATCGTGTCGTTCCTGGTCGGATTCAGCATGCTCGCGGCGGGTGTGACGAGCGCCGCCGGTCTGGCGATCGCCTTCGCCGGCGACTACCTGGGCACGTTCTTCGACCTGCCGACGATCCCCGTCGCGATCGTCTTCCTCGCCATCGTCGGAGCGCTCAACGCCCGCGGCATCCGCGAGTCGCTCGGCGCGAATCTCGTCATGACCGCGATCGAGTTGAGCGGTCTCGTGATCGTCATCGTCGTGGTGGGTGTGTTCGTGGCCGGTGGCGGTGGCGACGCCTCGCGGCTCACGCAGACTCCTGAGGGGACTCCCGCGGCGATGGCTGTGCTCGCCGGAGCGGTGATCGCGTACTACTCCTTCGTCGGGTTCGAGACTTCGGCGAACATGATCGAAGAGGTCAAGAACCCGCGGCGCACCTACCCGCGCGCGCTCTTCGGCGCACTCTTCACCGCCGGCGCGGTGTATGTGCTCGTGGGCGTCGCCAGCTCGATCGCGTTGCCGGCATCCGAGCTGCAGGAGTCGAGCGGCCCGCTGCTCTCGGTCGTCGAGGCCGCCGGCGCCAGCATCCCCTCATGGCTGTTCAGCCTGATCGCCCTGATCGCCGTCGCCAACGGTGCGCTGCTGACCATGATCATGGTCAGCCGGCTGACCTACGGGATGGCCGAGCAGAACCTGCTGCCCCCGGTGCTCGGCCGCGTGCTGCCGAACCGCAAGACCCCCTGGGTGGCGATCCTCACCACGACCCTCGTCGCGATGGGCCTGACGCTGGTCGGCGACCTGGCGACGCTCGCTGAGACCGTCGTGCTGCTCCTGCTGTTCGTCTTCGTCAGCGTCAACGTCTCGGTGCTCGTGCTGCGGCGCGACCGGGTCGAACACGACCACTTCCGCATCTGGACCGTCATCCCGGTGCTCGGCATCGCGTCGTGCATCCTGCTGCTCAGCCAGCAGCGCCCCGTCGTCTGGCTGTTCGGCGCGATCCTGCTGGCCGTCGGCGGCGTGCTCTATCTGCTCGCCCGCTGGAGCCGGAACCGTGCCCGGACGCACAGCACTGACGAAGACCCCTCATCCCCCACCACGAAGGAGAACCATGAGCACGCCTGA